The following nucleotide sequence is from Gemmatimonadaceae bacterium.
GTTCGTCGTGGTCGTCATCGCCACCGCATTGCCGCGGGCGTCCACGACGGAGAAGTGCGTCGTCTCGGTCCCCTCGCGCATGCGCCGCTCCAGCGCGGGGGTCGGCGTATGGCGCACCGGGTCGATCGTTGCGCGCAACCGCCTCGCATACCCCTTGTCCGTCATCGTGTCCACCGGCACACGCACGAAGGCGGGGTCGCCCATCCGGCTGTTCCGGTCGATGAACGCGCGCTGATAGGCCGATCCGAGGAGGTGCGCGTAGTCGGCCGTCGCAATCGGCGGCAGCGTATCGTACGTCTCGAGGATGTTCAGCGCTTCCGCCACGATGGTGCCGCCGCTCGACGACGGCGGCATCGTGATGAAGCCATAGCCCCGGTACGATCCCCGAATTGGCGTCCGCCAGATCGGCTTGTAGTTGGCGAGATCGCCCTTCGTGATGATGCCGCCGCCTCGCTGCATCTCCGCAACGATCGAATCGGCCACCTCCCCCTTGTAGAACGCATCGGCGCCCTGTTCGGCGATGAGCCGCAGGGTGCGCGCCAGCCACGGCTGCCTGAGCCGCGATCCAACGGCGGGAACGCGGCCCTCCGGCAGGAAGACGCCGGCGGCCACGGGGAACTTCGCGATGCGTGCGCTGTCGTTGCGCACCGAACGCGCAAAGTTCTCGCTGACCACAAAGCCGTCTTCGGCGAGCCGAATCGCCGGCTGCATCACGGTCCGCAGCGGCAACGTGCCGTACTTCGCGAGGACGGTCGTCAGCCCGGCCACCGATCCGGGGACGCCGGATGCCAGGGGTCCATCGAGGCTCTTGTCGGTTTTGTTTCCCTGTGCGTCCAGATACATGTTGCGGGTGGCCTTCCCGGGTGCCATCTCACGAAAGTCGATGGCGTCGGTGCGTCCGTCCGCCATGCGCAGGACGAGGTAGCCGCCACCGCCAATGTTGCCCGCCTCCTGATACGTGACCGCCAGCGCGAAGGCCGTGGCCACCGCACCATCCACGGCGTTGCCGCCGGCGCGCATGACGTCCACGCCCGCCGCGCTCGCAATTGGATCGTCGCTGGCCACCATCGCCTGCGCGGCAAAGGTGGCCTTCGCCCCCGGCTGCCACGGCCATTCTGCGGGGAAGACGGGCACGCGCCGTTCGGGAATCGCGGGTGCCTCCGCGCGTGAAGCAGATTTCGTCGCTGGCCACTCGCAGGCGGCAATCGTCAGGGCGAGGAGCGCAATCGGTATGTACGGTCGGCAGGTCGGTCGCATGGCACACCTGTGTTCAGTGCAGCGGAGCGTCGGCAGAGAGGCTGAATTTGCCTCACGCACCCGGGCCACGCGAGGCATGGACCATTGGGACTACTCACATTGCGCGATGGTTTCGCAAGCGGGAGAAGCCTACTCATTCGACATCCCCCGAAATGGTGGCGGCGCATCCCGATGCCGCTGGATGATCGGGCGTCACACGTCACCAGCAACGAGGACCGCATGACCAACACCAGAACCTCCGCACGACCCACGCCCACCACGAAACCCGTCGCGAACACGCCACCGTCCGCGTGGCTGCGCACGACCGGGATCGCCGCGCTCTTCGCGGCCGCGACACTCGCCACCGCCTGCGGCACGTCCACGACCGAAGCGGGCCGCGGCACGATCGCGGTGCAGCTGACGGACGCGCCGTTCCCGACCGATTCCGTGCAGCGCGTCGACATCTTCGTCGTCCGCGTGGACGCGCGAATGGCCGACACCGACTCGGCGGCCGCAGCCAAGGGCGCGCCGGATGACAGCGCGAGCACCGGTGGTTGGACGACGATCACGCGGCCAAATCAGCTGGTCAATCTCCTGGCGTACCAGAGTGGCGCCGTCCTGCCGCTTGGCAATGCGGGCGTGGCCGCGGGAAACTATGCCGGCTTCCGCCTGATCCTCGATCCCACCAGATCGAGCGTCACGCTCAAGAACGGCGCCGTGCTGAGTGGCACGAGCACCCCCAGCATTCTCTTCCCCAGCGGTTCGCGCAGCGGCATCAAGGTCGTCTTCGCCACGCCGGTTGCAGTCGCGGCCAACGATACCACGACGGTGCTCGTCGATTTCATCGTCGCGAACAGTTTCGTGATGCGCGGCAACTCCATCAGCCAGAACGGCCTGCTGTTCAAGCCGGTCATTCAGGGTTCGGTCCGGCCGTAACGCTCGCGCGACGGCCCCCCGGACGATCAGCGCGTCGATGTGTAGGACGCCGTCTGACCCTTGGTTCGTGCTGCCAGGTGCTAATTGCAGTTGGCAGCACGTGTCCTGCGAAACTTGAAGAACCTGGGCGGTTATACAGAACAGGGATGGGGAGCATCCGGCGGTCGCCGGGTGCTGCGCCGTCTGAGCCGGTCTCTTCCCAGCGATCACGACGGTGGTGACGCTGGTCCGCAGTGAACTCCCGTAGGACCTCTTCATTACATATCGGAGGATCGCATGAACAGGCCAGTGCAGACATTTTCGATTGCGCGAACGGCGGTCATCGCCACGTTGCTGCTTGGCGTGGCCCTGCCGGCCGCAGCACAGAAGGGCAAGCAGCCCGCCGGACCTCCCGTCACGACACAAGGCGCCGTGAAGTCGAATCCGAAGGCGGACAAGGGCCAGGCGACGGCCGAAGCCAGCCGCACCGAGGCGCGCGAACGCAAGATGGCAGCGGACGTCGCCAAGTCTGAAGCCAAGGCGCTTCGCGACGCGGCCAAGGTGGCGCGCAAGGAGCCCGTGGCCCTGCTCAAGGGCGTGCCGATGACCAAGGAGCAGCGCAAGGCGGCCAAGGAGAGCCGGAAGCGTTACGAAGCCGAAGTCCGCGAACTGGACAAGGAAGCCCGGCAGAATGAGAAGGATGGCGTTCGCGATGCCACGGCCACCGCGCGCCTCGAGGCGCTTCGGCTCAAGGAGCGCGCCGAACTGCGGGCGTTGCTGAGCTCCGAGGGACGCGCGCGCTTCGACGAGAACGTCGCCGCGTACGGCCGCAAGAAACCCTGATTTCCTGTTCCTGATCTTCAAGACGGGCCCCGTGGGGGCCCGTCTTGTTTTCCCTGGTGACGTCAGCCGACGGGAAGCGATTTCCGTATTATAGAAACGCGTCGCGCCTTTCATAGGCTTCGCATCTGTCGGGACCACTCGATCGTGACTCCTCCCATGCTGACATCAGTGCGCGGCCTCGCCCTGGCCGCACTCGCCCTCGCCGCCTGCGCGCCGCACCGGCCGCCCGTCGTTCGGACCCCCATTCCCATGCCGCCGGAGGTGCGCGCACTCTGGGTGGTGCGCGATGTGCTCACCCACCCTGACAGCATCAAGGTGATGGTGGCGCGCGCGCACGCGAGCGGCTTCAACACGCTCATCGTGCAGGTGCGCGGACGTGGCGACGCGTACTACAACGCGCGATGGGAACCGCGCGCGGCCGGTATCGCCGACATCAAGGGCTTCGATCCGCTCGCGCTCGTGATCAAGGAGGCGCACGCCCGCAACATCGCGGTGCACGCGTGGCTCAATACCATGCTCCTCGCGAACATGGACACGCCGCCCACTGACACGGCGCACATGCTCAACCGTCGGCCCGACTTGCTCGCCGTGCCGTACAGCGTGGCGCGCGAACTGTATGCGATGGATCCGTTCACTCCGCAGTACCGCGCCCGGATCCTCGAGGCGGCCAGGCTGGAACGGGCGCAGGTGGAGGGCGTCTATCTCTCGCCCGCCGCCCCCGAGACGAAGGAACACATCTACTCCATGTGGATGGACGTCCTCGAGCACTACGACGTGGACGGCCTCAACTTCGACTACGTCCGGTATCCGGCGCCTTCACACGACTACTCGCGCGTCTCGCTCGACCGCTTCCGCCGCTGGCTGCTTCCGCAGCTGTCCGAAGAACAGCGCGGGCGATTCGCCGTGCTTGGCGCGGATCCCCTCGCCTATGCCGATTCCTTCCCGGCCCAGTACAACGACTTCCGGCGCGCGCAGATGACCGAGATCGTGGAGCGCGTCTACTTCGGGGTGAAGAAACGCAATCCCAACGTCCTGGTTTCCGCGGATGTCTTCGCGAATGCGAAAGACGCGTACGAGAACCGTTTCCAGGACTGGACCGACTGGCTGCGCCGCGGCTTTCTCGACGTCGCCGCCCTGATGGCGTACAACACCAACACGCAGCTGGTGAGCGACCAGGTCAAGGTGGCCATCGAGGCGGGTGGCGGTGCCAAGGTCTGGGCGGGGCTGGGCGCGTACCGCATGGAGGCGGACTCCCTGGTGGCAAAGATCAATGCCGCCCGCACCCTCGGTGCGCGCGGCATCGTCCTCTTCTCCTACAATTTCACCGTTCGACCCGGCCCGCTCAATCCGAATATGGACTACCTGCAGCGCGTGCAGCGCGCCGCGTGGCCCGCCCCGACTCCCTAGACGTTGAAGCGGATGTGCAGGATGTCGCCGTCCTGCACCAGGTAGTCCTTGCCTTCCACCTTGAGATGGCCGTTGTCGCGGGCGGCGTGTTCCGATCCGTCCACGATGAAATGCTCGTACGCGATCACCTCGGCCCGGATGAACCCGCGCTCGAGATCCGAGTGGATCTTCCCCGCCGCCTGCTTGGCGTGGGTGCCGCGCAGGATGGGCCACGCCCGCACCTCGTCCTGCCCAACGGTGAAGAATGAGATGAGGTCGAGCAGGCTGTAGGTACCGCGGATGAATCGCGACGCCGCGGACTCCGTCAGGCCGAGGTCCTCGAGAAACGCCTTCTGGTCGGCGGCATCCATGGCCGCAATCTCGGCCTCGACGCTGGCCGACAGCACCACCCCGGCCGCGTGCAGCTGCCCGAGGCGCTTCGCCATCTCCGGAGGCATCGGAGCGGCCGCCTCCGATTCGCTCCGGTTCAGCACCACCATCAACGGTCGGTCAGTCAGGAAGCCGAAGTTCGTCAGCTTGCTGCGATCGAGGTGATTGGGGGGGATCGAGCGCAGTGGCTGCTCCGATTCAAGCGTCGCGCGCATCATCTCGAAGTTCGCGATGTCGTGCGGGTCGCGTCGCTCCTTCCGCGCCTTGTCCAGCCAGCGCTCGATCATTGCGAGGTCGGCGAACAGGCATTCGGTCACGAACGCGTCAAGGTCCTTCATCGGGTTCGGCGCTCCGTCGAGCGCCGGATTCTGGAAATCGCGCAGCACCAGCGCCAGCACGTCCTGGTCGCGAATCTGCTGCAGCGCCTTCCCGGAAAGTCCCTTGCTCTCAGCGC
It contains:
- the ggt gene encoding gamma-glutamyltransferase, with the protein product MPVFPAEWPWQPGAKATFAAQAMVASDDPIASAAGVDVMRAGGNAVDGAVATAFALAVTYQEAGNIGGGGYLVLRMADGRTDAIDFREMAPGKATRNMYLDAQGNKTDKSLDGPLASGVPGSVAGLTTVLAKYGTLPLRTVMQPAIRLAEDGFVVSENFARSVRNDSARIAKFPVAAGVFLPEGRVPAVGSRLRQPWLARTLRLIAEQGADAFYKGEVADSIVAEMQRGGGIITKGDLANYKPIWRTPIRGSYRGYGFITMPPSSSGGTIVAEALNILETYDTLPPIATADYAHLLGSAYQRAFIDRNSRMGDPAFVRVPVDTMTDKGYARRLRATIDPVRHTPTPALERRMREGTETTHFSVVDARGNAVAMTTTTNGLYGSGVLVRGAGFFMNNEMDDLAAKPGEPNQFGLVEGENNAVAPGKRPLSAMSPTIVLDPAGQLLLVVGCRGGPRIITATSQVILNVIDHRMSIADAMAAPRLHHQALPDTLRTEPRGLDRSTIEALTARGHAVGLISNVGLVNAIMRVRGGYEAVGDPRRPGGIAGY
- a CDS encoding DUF4382 domain-containing protein, whose amino-acid sequence is MTNTRTSARPTPTTKPVANTPPSAWLRTTGIAALFAAATLATACGTSTTEAGRGTIAVQLTDAPFPTDSVQRVDIFVVRVDARMADTDSAAAAKGAPDDSASTGGWTTITRPNQLVNLLAYQSGAVLPLGNAGVAAGNYAGFRLILDPTRSSVTLKNGAVLSGTSTPSILFPSGSRSGIKVVFATPVAVAANDTTTVLVDFIVANSFVMRGNSISQNGLLFKPVIQGSVRP
- a CDS encoding family 10 glycosylhydrolase, yielding MLTSVRGLALAALALAACAPHRPPVVRTPIPMPPEVRALWVVRDVLTHPDSIKVMVARAHASGFNTLIVQVRGRGDAYYNARWEPRAAGIADIKGFDPLALVIKEAHARNIAVHAWLNTMLLANMDTPPTDTAHMLNRRPDLLAVPYSVARELYAMDPFTPQYRARILEAARLERAQVEGVYLSPAAPETKEHIYSMWMDVLEHYDVDGLNFDYVRYPAPSHDYSRVSLDRFRRWLLPQLSEEQRGRFAVLGADPLAYADSFPAQYNDFRRAQMTEIVERVYFGVKKRNPNVLVSADVFANAKDAYENRFQDWTDWLRRGFLDVAALMAYNTNTQLVSDQVKVAIEAGGGAKVWAGLGAYRMEADSLVAKINAARTLGARGIVLFSYNFTVRPGPLNPNMDYLQRVQRAAWPAPTP
- a CDS encoding DUF933 domain-containing protein; translated protein: MRIGLVGFAGSGKTTVFNTLTGLHVPIGFGGEVHLGTVRVPDARIDKLSAMFSPKKTTYAEIVYSDIPGEHGAESKGLSGKALQQIRDQDVLALVLRDFQNPALDGAPNPMKDLDAFVTECLFADLAMIERWLDKARKERRDPHDIANFEMMRATLESEQPLRSIPPNHLDRSKLTNFGFLTDRPLMVVLNRSESEAAAPMPPEMAKRLGQLHAAGVVLSASVEAEIAAMDAADQKAFLEDLGLTESAASRFIRGTYSLLDLISFFTVGQDEVRAWPILRGTHAKQAAGKIHSDLERGFIRAEVIAYEHFIVDGSEHAARDNGHLKVEGKDYLVQDGDILHIRFNV